In a genomic window of Canis lupus familiaris isolate Mischka breed German Shepherd chromosome 13, alternate assembly UU_Cfam_GSD_1.0, whole genome shotgun sequence:
- the ALB gene encoding albumin precursor (The RefSeq protein has 1 substitution compared to this genomic sequence), with amino-acid sequence MKWVTFISLFFLFSSAYSRGLVRREAYKSEIAHRYNDLGEEHFRGLVLVAFSQYLQQCPFEDHVKLAKEVTEFAKACAAEESGANCDKSLHTLFGDKLCTVASLRDKYGDMADCCEKQEPDRNECFLAHKDDNPGFPPLVAPEPDALCAAFQDNEQLFLGKYLYEIARRHPYFYAPELLYYAQQYKGVFAECCQAADKAACLGPKIEALREKVLLSSAKERFKCASLQKFGDRAFKAWSVARLSQRFPKADFAEISKVVTDLTKVHKECCHGDLLECADDRADLAKYMCENQDSISTKLKECCDKPVLEKSQCLAEVERDELPGDLPSLAADFVEDKEVCKNYQEAKDVFLGTFLYEYSRRHPEYSVSLLLRLAKEYEATLEKCCATDDPPTCYAKVLDEFKPLVDEPQNLVKTNCELFEKLGEYGFQNALLVRYTKKAPQVSTPTLVEVSRKLGKVGTKCCKKPESERMSCADDFLSVVLNRLCVLHEKTPVSERVTKCCSESLVNRRPCFSGLEVDETYVPKEFNAETFTFHADLCTLPEAEKQVKKQTALVELLKHKPKATDEQLKTVMGDFGAFVEKCCAAENKEGCFSEEGPKLVAAAQAALV; translated from the exons ATGAAGTGGGTaacttttatttccctcttctttctctttagctCTGCTTATTCCAGGGGCTTGGTTCGACGAGAAGCAT atAAGAGTGAGATTGCTCATCGGTACAATGATTTGGGAGAAGAACATTTCAGAGGCCT GGTGCTGGTTGCCTTTTCTCAGTATCTCCAGCAGTGTCCATTTGAGGATCATGTGAAACTAGCCAAGGAAGTGACTGAGTTTGCAAAAGCCTGTGCTGCTGAAGAGTCAGGGGCCAACTGTGACAAATCCCTT CACACCCTGTTCGGGGACAAGCTGTGCACGGTGGCCTCCCTCCGGGACAAGTACGGGGACATGGCCGACTGCTGCGAGAAGCAGGAGCCCGACAGGAACGAGTGCTTCCTGGCGCACAAGGACGACAACCCGGGCTTCCCCCCGCTGGTGGCCCCCGAGCCCGACGCGCTGTGCGCCGCCTTCCAGGACAACGAGCAGCTGTTCCTGGGGAA GTACCTGTACGAAATTGCCAGAAGACATCCGTACTTCTACGCCCCAGAACTCCTGTACTATGCTCAACAGTATAAAGGAGTCTTTGCGGAGTGCTGCCAGGCCGCAGACAAGGCCGCCTGCCTGGGACCCAAG aTTGAGGCTTTGAGGGAAAAAGTACTGCTTTCATCTGCCAAGGAGAGATTCAAGTGTGCCAGCCTCCAAAAATTCGGAGATAGAGCCTTTAAAGCCTG GTCAGTAGCTCGCCTGAGCCAGCGATTTCCCAAAGCTGACTTTGCAGAGATCTCCAAGGTGGTGACAGATCTTACCAAAGTCCACAAGGAATGCTGCCATGGTGACCTGCTGGAGTGTGCAGATGACAGG GCGGATCTTGCCAAGTATATGTGTGAAAATCAAGATTCAATCTCCACTAAACTGAAGGAATGCTGTGATAAGCCTGTGTTGGAAAAATCCCAGTGTCTTGCTGAGGTGGAAAGAGATGAGTTACCTGGTGACCTGCCCTCATTAGCTGCTGATTTTGTTGAAGATAAGGAGGTTTGCAAAAACTATCAGGAGGCAAAGGATGTGTTCCTGGGCAC GTTTTTGTATGAATACGCAAGAAGGCATCCAGAGTACTCTGTCTCATTGCTTTTGAGACTCGCCAAGGAATATGAAGCCACACTAGAGAAATGCTGTGCCACCGATGATCCTCCTACATGCTATGCCAAAGTG CTTGATGAATTTAAACCTCTTGTGGATGAGCCTCAGAATTTAGTCAAAACAAACTGTGAACTTTTTGAAAAACTTGGAGAGTATGGCTTCCAAAATGC GCTCTTAGTTCGTTACACCAAGAAAGCACCCCAAGTGTCAACTCCAACTCTCGTGGAGGTCTCAAGAAAACTAGGAAAAGTGGGCACCAAATGTTGTAAGAAACCTGAATCAGAGAGAATGTCCTGTGCTGATGACTTT CTGTCCGTGGTCCTGAACCGGTTGTGTGTGTTGCACGAGAAGACCCCAGTGAGCGAGAGAGTTACCAAATGCTGCTCAGAGTCCTTGGTGAACAGACGACCATGCTTTTCTGGTCTGGAAGTCGATGAGACCTATGTTCCCAAAGAGTTTAATGCTGAAACATTCACTTTCCATGCAGATTTATGCACACTTCCTGAGGCTGAGAAACAAGTCAAGAAACAAAc TGCACTTGTTGAACTGCTGAAACACAAGCCCAAGGCAACAGATGAACAACTGAAAACTGTTATGGGAGATTTTGGAGCCTTTGTAGAGAAGTGCTGCGCAGCTGAAAATAAAGAGGGCTGCTTTTCTGAAGAG GGTCCAAAACTCGTTGCTGCTGCTCAAGCTGCCTTAGTCTGA